CGCGACCGTCTTCGATTTCGGCCGATCGACGCCGGGGAGCGGGACGTTTCGGTTCAAGGCTCAGTGGGGGGCCGAGCCGAGAACGTGTTTCTGGCACTACGCCCTTCTTCGGATCCGCGAGGTGCCTGAGAAGAACACCGATAGCCCGCGCCTCCGGTGGGCGGTCGAGGCGTGGAAGAAGCTTCCCGTCCCGATCGCGAACCGGATCGGGCCGATGATCGTGCGGAGGATCCCATGAGCGGGGGGGAAATCGGACGGACGAGGACAAGCGGCCCCGCGAGGCCCGTTTGGATCTTCGTGGCGCTCCTCGCGATCGCGGCGGCCGCCTCGGCGATCCTCTTTCTTCCCGCCGCAGTCGGTTTCGCGGCCGCGATCGCCCTCGTCCCCTTCCTCGCGATCGCGCTCGGCGTCCTCCGGCGGCCGTATCTCGGCGTCCTGCTCATCTACATGCTCGAGTACGTCCGCCCGCAATCGTTCATCGGAACGCTCGAGCCGCTGCGGCTGCCGCTTCTCGCGAACGCGGGGCTCTTCCTCGTCCTCCTCGTTCGCGTGATCCGCGATCCGAAACACTCGATGGTCTGGCCCCGGCAGGCGACGACCCTCGTTGTCCTTCTCGCGCTCATGGCGATCTCCGTGCTGACGTCGAGAAACAACCACTGGGCGTTCCAAGAGTTCCGCGTGATGCTCACGATCGTGATGCTCTTTCTTCTCACGGTGAACTACGTGGACACTCCCGCGCGCATGCGCGGTCTCATCGTCCTCCTCGTCGTCGCGCACCTCTTCCTCTGCGGCAAAGGGGCGTATCAGTACATCGTCGGAACCCCCTGGGGAACGACCGGAGTCGTCGGTGGAAGCTTCCTCGGAGACGAAAACGACTTCGCTCTCGCCCTCGTGGTGATTTTTCCGTTCGCATACTTCGCGGTCGCCTCGGCCCGGACAGCGGGCCGCAAGATCCTATGGACGCTCGTCGCTCTCGCCTTTCTCCTCTCGATCATGCTCACGATGTCGCGAGGCGGGTTCGTCGGCATCTCCGTCACGCTGATCGCGTGCTGGATTCGGAGCCGAAGGAAAATCCTCGGGGCGCTCGCCCTCGCGTTTCTGGTCGGGACGGTTGCGCTCATCGCCCCGGCTCGCTACTTCGACGAGATTCGCTCCATCCAGCAAACGGACGAAGGGACCGCGCACAAACGCCGGGAGTACTGGATGGCGGGGGTCCGCATGTTCGCGGAGAACCCGCTGATTGGGGTGGGCCCCGGCAACTCGCCGCTTCTCATGCCGCAGTACGTCGATCTTCCGCACCAAGGGAGGCACTGGGGGCGCGCGATGCACGGGACGCTCCCCCTTCTCCTCGCCGAGATGGGGACGATCGGGCTTCTCATTTACGGGGCGTTCTTCTTCCAGTGCGCCGGCGATTTGCGCCGGAGCTGGCGGGAGCGAGGGAGAAGTCCGGAGCGGCGGCGATTCACTGAATACATGGCGAACGCGACCGGAGTGTCGATCGTCGGCTATCTCGCCACCTCCATGTTCCTCTCCGCGCTCACGTATCCGCACCCGTATGTTCTTGCGTCCTTCTGCGTCCTCCAACGGCGACTCGCGCGCGGCATCGACGAGGAGGCATCCGCATGAAGCGCCGTCTCCCGCCCGCGGGGCTCCCGCTCCGCACCTCGCATGTGATCGGTGCGCTCGCCGGATGGGCGCGCCCGAGGGAAGCGCGCGAAGCGCTCGAGAGAGAGATCGCCCATCTCTTTCCGCAGCGAGCCGCGCGCGCCGCAGTCTCCGGACGCGCGGCGCTCTTCCGGGCCTTTCGTCTCGCGCGGGAAGAACGCCCGCGCGCGGACGAGCTCGTGCTCGGAGGGTACACCTGCTGGTCCGTGGCGGCGGCGGCGGTCCGCGCGGGATTCCGGCTCCGCCCGGTCGATCTCGATCCGGCGACGCTCGACTTCGACGGAGGGAGCCTCGATGGGATCGATTTTTCCCTCGCGGGAGCGATCGTCACGCACCACCTCTTCGGCCTGCCGAACGACCGGGGGGTCCTCCTTCGCGCCGCCGCCCGATCGGGCGCTCCTCTCATCGACGACGCGGCGCAAGCCTTCGGGGCGGAGGAGGGGGGGAGGCTCGTCGGCGGGGCGGGGGATGCGGGGGTTCTCTCCTTCGGGCGCGGCAAATCCCTTCCGGCGCTCGGCGGGGGCGTCCTTCTTCTTGATCGGGAGAGCCCGCTCGGACGGGGGGCGCCTGCGGACGACCGGATCGCGCGAGGGACCGCCGCTTTCTGCCGCGCCGCTGCGCACCGGGTCTTCTTCGCGCCGTGGGCGTACGCGTGGATCGCCGATCTCCCCTTCCTCAGGATCGGCGAGACGATTTATGACCCAACGTTTCGCATCGGAGCGATCGATGGGTACACGGCCGCGCTCGCTCTCCATATGTTGAAGACGCAGCGGGCGATCGTCGCGCGCCGCCGCGAGACGGCAGCGGCCTACGCCGCGCTTCTCTCGGATTCGAAAGGCGTTCGGATTCCGATTCCGCTCCCCGGGTCGGCGCCGGCCTATCTCCGCTTTCCGGTCCTCGTGCCGCCGGAGAAACGGGGGGAGATCCTCCGCCGGGGGCGCCCGCTTGGGATCGGCCCGTCCTATCCCGCGCCGATCGCGCGGATCCCGGGCCTTCCGCGCGGGGCGCTCGCCGGAGAGCCCTCTCTTCCCGGATGCGAAGAGATCGCGCAGCGTGTCGTGACGCTCCCCACGCACCCGCTCGTGACCGAGACGGATCGAGCGAAAATCGCGGCTCTTCTTCGAGAGGTGTGCGGATGAACGCCGCCGCGGTTCTCTTCTGGTGCTCGGCCGCGGTCGTCGTCTACGCGTACGCGGGGTATCCGCTCGTGCTCCTCATTCTCGCGTCCTTCCGCGAACGGCCGGTGCGACGCGAGCCCCGGACCCCTCCGCTCACGGTCGTCATTCCCGTCCACAACCAAGCGGCTGCGATCCGGCGAAAGCTCGAAAACCTCCTCGATCTCGATTATCCACGCGAGCTTCTTCGGATCGTGGTCGCCTCGGACGGATCGACCGACGAAACGGAGAGGGTCGTCGCATCGTTCGCCCCCGCCGGCGTCCGCCTCGTCCGGAGCGCCGAGCGGCTCGGGAAGGAAGCCGCTCAGAACCTCGCCCTTCCCGAGATTCGCGGAGAGATCGTCGTCTTCACCGACGCGACGATCCTCTTGGAGAAGCGCGCGTTTCGAGCGATCGTGCGCGCCTTCGCAGACCCGGAGGTCGGCTGCGTGTCGAGCGAGGACGACGTGCCCGGCGCCGGTGAGGGGCTCTACGTCCGCTACGAAATGGCGATCCGCCGCTGGGAGAGCCGCATCCGGACCCTGATCGGGGTGAGCGGGTCGTTCTACGCGGTGCGCGCGGAGCTCGTCGAGCGGACCGACCCGCGTTACACGCGCGATTTTCTCCTCCCGCTCCTCGTCATCGAGAAAGGGATGCGCGTCGTCTGCGAACCGGAGGCCCGCGGGCGTTTTCTCCCCGCGCCTTCGGCCGGCTCCGAGTTCCGCCGCAAGACGCGTACCGTTCTTCGAGGAATGGATGTCCTCGCATATCGGAGAGGTCTCTTGAACCCGTTCCGCCATCCGTTCGTCGCGTGGGCTCTTCTCTCCCACAAGGGCGCGCGCTGGGCCGTCCCTTGGGCGCTCCTTCTCGCGCTCGCCGCGAACGCGGCTTTACTTCCGTCCCTCTTCTACGGAGTGTGTTTCGCCCTTCAATTGTTTTTCTATCTCTCCGCGGGCGGGGCGCTTCTTTCGCGCCGGTGGGCGGGGCGCCTCCCCGGGAAAGCCGCCCTCTTCTTCACCGCCACGAACGCGGCGGTCCTCGCGGCGGGAGTCCGCTATCTCGCGGGAGAGCGGGCGGTCGTATGGGAACCGACACGACGATGAA
This genomic stretch from Candidatus Eisenbacteria bacterium harbors:
- a CDS encoding FemAB-like protein, whose product is ATVFDFGRSTPGSGTFRFKAQWGAEPRTCFWHYALLRIREVPEKNTDSPRLRWAVEAWKKLPVPIANRIGPMIVRRIP
- a CDS encoding O-antigen ligase family protein — protein: MSGGEIGRTRTSGPARPVWIFVALLAIAAAASAILFLPAAVGFAAAIALVPFLAIALGVLRRPYLGVLLIYMLEYVRPQSFIGTLEPLRLPLLANAGLFLVLLVRVIRDPKHSMVWPRQATTLVVLLALMAISVLTSRNNHWAFQEFRVMLTIVMLFLLTVNYVDTPARMRGLIVLLVVAHLFLCGKGAYQYIVGTPWGTTGVVGGSFLGDENDFALALVVIFPFAYFAVASARTAGRKILWTLVALAFLLSIMLTMSRGGFVGISVTLIACWIRSRRKILGALALAFLVGTVALIAPARYFDEIRSIQQTDEGTAHKRREYWMAGVRMFAENPLIGVGPGNSPLLMPQYVDLPHQGRHWGRAMHGTLPLLLAEMGTIGLLIYGAFFFQCAGDLRRSWRERGRSPERRRFTEYMANATGVSIVGYLATSMFLSALTYPHPYVLASFCVLQRRLARGIDEEASA
- a CDS encoding DegT/DnrJ/EryC1/StrS family aminotransferase encodes the protein MKRRLPPAGLPLRTSHVIGALAGWARPREAREALEREIAHLFPQRAARAAVSGRAALFRAFRLAREERPRADELVLGGYTCWSVAAAAVRAGFRLRPVDLDPATLDFDGGSLDGIDFSLAGAIVTHHLFGLPNDRGVLLRAAARSGAPLIDDAAQAFGAEEGGRLVGGAGDAGVLSFGRGKSLPALGGGVLLLDRESPLGRGAPADDRIARGTAAFCRAAAHRVFFAPWAYAWIADLPFLRIGETIYDPTFRIGAIDGYTAALALHMLKTQRAIVARRRETAAAYAALLSDSKGVRIPIPLPGSAPAYLRFPVLVPPEKRGEILRRGRPLGIGPSYPAPIARIPGLPRGALAGEPSLPGCEEIAQRVVTLPTHPLVTETDRAKIAALLREVCG
- a CDS encoding glycosyltransferase family 2 protein; the encoded protein is MNAAAVLFWCSAAVVVYAYAGYPLVLLILASFRERPVRREPRTPPLTVVIPVHNQAAAIRRKLENLLDLDYPRELLRIVVASDGSTDETERVVASFAPAGVRLVRSAERLGKEAAQNLALPEIRGEIVVFTDATILLEKRAFRAIVRAFADPEVGCVSSEDDVPGAGEGLYVRYEMAIRRWESRIRTLIGVSGSFYAVRAELVERTDPRYTRDFLLPLLVIEKGMRVVCEPEARGRFLPAPSAGSEFRRKTRTVLRGMDVLAYRRGLLNPFRHPFVAWALLSHKGARWAVPWALLLALAANAALLPSLFYGVCFALQLFFYLSAGGALLSRRWAGRLPGKAALFFTATNAAVLAAGVRYLAGERAVVWEPTRR